From a region of the Nonlabens dokdonensis DSW-6 genome:
- a CDS encoding AAA family ATPase, protein MDDKTIQNLREALEFSPDNIPLRLHLAESLRLANMLEEAEEEYEIILQYKAEPKARIGLALISYKQKNYSKAIVILESLIQEGNKDLDTHLFYTRALVRSNDTDQAIDAYQDLLKHHPDFSDSELDKELRMPSNAPDVYEEDEDDYDDDYDDGYNESSVFIEKPEMDFKDVGGMENVKREIDLKIVQPLLHPEIYKAYGKKIGGGILLYGPPGCGKTYIAKATAGQINAKFISLSLNDILDMWIGNSEKNLHRIFEVARNNTPCVLFIDEIDALGASRSYMKQSAGKNLINQFLQELDGISNDNEGLLILGATNMPWHLDTAFRRPGRFDRILFVPPPDAPAREAIFDLKLEEKPTKDIDTRALAKKAPEYSGADIEAVIDIAIENKLEEAIKSGMPQPLTTKDLLRSLKQHKPSTKEWFTTAKNFAVYANESGLYDDILHYLKLKK, encoded by the coding sequence ATGGACGATAAAACAATTCAAAATTTAAGAGAAGCGCTGGAGTTTTCTCCAGATAATATTCCATTGAGATTACATCTTGCAGAGTCGCTACGTCTGGCTAATATGCTGGAAGAAGCTGAGGAAGAATACGAGATTATTTTACAATATAAAGCAGAGCCAAAAGCAAGAATAGGTCTCGCTCTCATCTCTTACAAGCAGAAAAACTATTCCAAAGCAATCGTTATTTTAGAAAGTTTGATTCAGGAAGGAAATAAAGACCTGGATACGCATTTATTTTACACACGAGCTCTAGTCAGATCAAACGATACAGATCAAGCGATAGATGCCTATCAAGATTTATTGAAACACCATCCAGACTTTAGCGATAGTGAACTGGATAAAGAACTGAGAATGCCTTCTAACGCTCCAGATGTTTATGAGGAAGATGAAGACGATTATGATGATGATTATGATGATGGCTACAATGAGTCTAGTGTCTTTATAGAAAAACCAGAAATGGACTTTAAAGATGTGGGCGGCATGGAAAACGTGAAGCGCGAGATCGATTTAAAAATCGTACAACCACTACTCCATCCAGAGATTTATAAAGCTTATGGTAAGAAAATAGGTGGTGGAATTTTACTTTATGGTCCACCAGGATGTGGTAAAACTTATATTGCTAAGGCTACCGCTGGACAAATCAATGCCAAATTTATTTCCTTAAGTCTCAACGATATTCTTGATATGTGGATCGGGAATTCTGAAAAGAATTTGCACCGCATATTTGAAGTAGCTAGAAATAATACACCTTGCGTTTTATTCATAGATGAGATCGATGCATTAGGCGCAAGTCGTAGTTATATGAAACAAAGCGCTGGTAAAAATTTGATCAATCAGTTTCTTCAAGAGCTGGATGGTATTTCTAATGATAATGAAGGTTTATTGATTTTAGGCGCGACTAACATGCCGTGGCATCTCGATACGGCTTTCCGTCGTCCAGGTAGATTTGATCGCATACTTTTTGTGCCGCCACCAGATGCTCCTGCCCGTGAGGCTATTTTTGATTTAAAACTAGAAGAAAAGCCTACTAAAGATATTGACACGAGAGCATTGGCAAAAAAGGCTCCCGAATACTCTGGCGCTGACATTGAAGCGGTTATCGATATTGCAATCGAAAATAAACTAGAAGAGGCTATAAAGTCTGGAATGCCTCAACCTCTTACTACAAAAGACCTTTTGAGATCGCTTAAACAGCACAAACCTAGTACTAAAGAATGGTTTACTACGGCTAAGAATTTTGCTGTTTATGCAAATGAGTCTGGGCTTTATGATGATATACTTCATTATTTGAAATTGAAAAAATAA
- a CDS encoding Lacal_2735 family protein: MFGLFKKKTELEKLQEQYEKLMKDYHRLSTTDRAASDAAFAKADEIGKKMDALR; the protein is encoded by the coding sequence ATGTTCGGATTATTTAAAAAGAAAACAGAGTTAGAAAAGTTGCAAGAGCAATACGAGAAACTAATGAAAGATTACCACAGACTTTCCACTACAGATCGCGCCGCGAGTGATGCTGCATTTGCAAAGGCCGATGAGATAGGTAAAAAAATGGATGCCTTGAGATAG
- a CDS encoding glycoside hydrolase family 53 protein, producing MKKKLIYLLILLLFISCDSQNEDEGNYDLVNNPSEGSLYRGMDLSFLPENESLGVVFKDENNQDINDNYAYLSSRGVNLVRVRLWENHLDQEYNLQNLKTQALKIKAAGMDLLLDFHYSDTWADPGRQNIPAAWQGLTIQELSVAVNTYTNQVINELKNQGTAPDIVQIGNETNNGLLWPLGKIYENGNEDFDNYVQITNAAISAVRSTLPEAQIMIHHAGVSNARYFFEQLNNRNVDFDTAGLSYYPWWHGSNVSTIETDLNSLAIEIEQKIMIVETAYPFTLNWNDNLNNIIGLNNQLAPNYSASFSGQKDFLMKLKSMLKGLPDNKGIGFCYWAPDWVAHDQGDQSFMNGSSWENLALFDFDHKTTPALEVFTED from the coding sequence ATGAAGAAAAAGCTAATTTATCTCCTTATTCTACTACTATTTATTTCTTGTGATTCTCAAAATGAGGATGAAGGAAATTATGATTTGGTTAATAATCCTTCTGAAGGTTCACTCTACCGTGGGATGGATCTTTCTTTTTTACCAGAGAATGAGTCTCTAGGAGTAGTTTTCAAAGATGAAAATAATCAAGATATAAATGACAATTATGCATATTTATCAAGTCGTGGTGTCAACCTCGTACGTGTAAGATTATGGGAGAATCACCTTGATCAAGAATATAATTTACAAAATCTGAAAACACAAGCTTTAAAAATTAAAGCCGCTGGAATGGATTTGCTATTAGATTTTCATTACTCAGACACTTGGGCAGATCCTGGAAGACAAAATATACCAGCTGCTTGGCAAGGTTTAACCATTCAAGAATTATCAGTCGCTGTAAACACTTATACGAATCAGGTGATTAACGAATTAAAAAACCAAGGAACAGCACCAGACATAGTTCAAATAGGCAACGAGACCAACAATGGTTTATTATGGCCGCTAGGTAAAATTTATGAAAATGGCAATGAAGATTTTGACAACTATGTACAAATAACTAATGCCGCAATAAGTGCAGTGCGGTCTACGCTACCTGAAGCGCAAATAATGATTCATCATGCTGGCGTAAGTAATGCTCGTTATTTCTTTGAGCAATTAAATAATCGCAATGTCGATTTTGATACAGCTGGCCTAAGTTATTATCCATGGTGGCATGGATCAAACGTGTCTACTATAGAAACAGATTTAAACTCACTTGCAATAGAAATCGAGCAAAAAATTATGATTGTAGAGACTGCTTATCCATTTACTTTAAACTGGAATGATAATTTAAATAACATCATAGGTCTCAATAATCAACTTGCTCCTAATTATTCTGCGTCGTTCTCAGGACAAAAGGATTTCCTGATGAAATTAAAATCAATGCTTAAAGGTTTACCAGATAACAAAGGAATAGGCTTTTGTTATTGGGCTCCCGATTGGGTTGCCCATGATCAAGGTGATCAAAGCTTTATGAACGGAAGCAGTTGGGAAAACCTTGCTTTGTTTGATTTTGATCATAAAACTACTCCTGCATTAGAAGTATTCACCGAAGATTAG
- a CDS encoding secreted protein — protein MKKLILTLSFIISFTSFVKVHAQSEIQQDSISINARIADLLEEKEQNIKDEKEALKYTIEAINEKLEKNKITKEKAEELKKTAAERTALNIKYYEQYAMLEEEYVRKNGKFSYEGGAMLEIGTKQFIRFRNRNKDREYQQYRNTEIGLTIAFAYNFMNGDNLDINDFSYANNNYFSIGFQWKTRLDKNNNFRAVYGVEYQSHGTELNGNRFITQGDQAQIASLGFNADKAKFRQDQLVFPLHLEIGGSERKEYEDGRVRFQDYDEWKFGIGGFVGFNMSSRLKLKYELDGREIKETRVNNFDNETFLYGLDAYVGKGDITVFGRMNLNNVFKSGSVDAQYVAFGIRIQ, from the coding sequence ATGAAAAAATTAATACTCACTTTAAGCTTTATAATAAGTTTTACATCATTTGTAAAAGTGCACGCGCAGAGTGAAATCCAGCAAGATTCCATCTCCATAAATGCAAGAATTGCAGATTTACTTGAAGAAAAGGAACAAAATATTAAAGACGAAAAAGAAGCTTTAAAATACACCATTGAAGCAATCAATGAAAAACTAGAAAAGAATAAAATCACTAAAGAAAAAGCTGAAGAACTTAAAAAAACAGCTGCTGAACGTACAGCCTTAAATATTAAGTATTACGAGCAGTATGCCATGCTCGAAGAAGAATATGTTAGAAAAAACGGAAAGTTTTCATACGAAGGTGGCGCTATGTTAGAAATAGGAACGAAGCAGTTTATACGATTCCGCAATAGGAATAAAGATAGAGAATATCAACAATATAGAAACACTGAAATAGGACTCACCATTGCTTTTGCCTATAATTTTATGAATGGAGATAACCTAGACATAAATGACTTTAGTTATGCAAATAACAACTACTTCTCCATTGGTTTTCAATGGAAAACACGTTTAGACAAGAATAATAATTTTAGAGCAGTATATGGAGTAGAATATCAATCTCATGGAACAGAGTTAAATGGAAACAGGTTTATTACCCAAGGAGATCAAGCACAAATAGCAAGCTTAGGTTTCAACGCTGACAAAGCAAAATTTAGACAAGACCAGTTAGTATTCCCATTACATCTAGAAATAGGTGGCAGTGAAAGAAAGGAATATGAAGATGGTCGAGTAAGGTTTCAAGATTATGACGAATGGAAATTTGGTATTGGTGGATTTGTAGGTTTTAATATGTCCTCCAGATTAAAGCTGAAATACGAACTAGATGGAAGAGAAATCAAAGAAACTAGAGTCAATAATTTTGATAATGAAACATTTCTTTATGGTCTGGATGCTTATGTAGGTAAAGGAGATATTACCGTCTTTGGAAGGATGAACTTAAACAATGTGTTCAAATCAGGATCTGTTGATGCTCAATATGTCGCTTTTGGGATAAGAATTCAATAA
- the rpsT gene encoding 30S ribosomal protein S20, whose amino-acid sequence MANHKSALKRIRRNEAARVRNKYQHKTTRNAIKKLKETEDKSAADKLLVDIYSMIDKLAKKNVIHSNKAGNLKSKLTKHVNAMS is encoded by the coding sequence ATGGCAAATCACAAAAGTGCTTTAAAAAGAATACGTAGAAACGAAGCTGCTAGAGTAAGAAATAAATACCAGCACAAAACTACGCGTAATGCAATTAAGAAATTAAAAGAAACTGAAGACAAGTCTGCAGCTGATAAGCTTCTTGTTGACATTTATTCTATGATTGATAAACTTGCAAAGAAAAACGTTATACATTCTAACAAAGCAGGTAACTTAAAATCTAAGTTAACTAAGCATGTGAATGCAATGTCTTAA
- the proS gene encoding proline--tRNA ligase: MGKNLTSRSEDYSKWYNELVVHADLAENSAVRGCMVIKPYGYAIWEKMQAELDRMFKETGHQNAYFPLFVPKSLFEAEEKNAEGFAKECAVVTHYRLENDPDRPGKLRVDPNAKLEEELVVRPTSEAIIWNTYKGWIQSYRDLPLLINQWANVVRWEMRTRLFLRTAEFLWQEGHTAHATKKEALIEAEQMNNIYAEFAENFMAIPVIKGLKTESERFAGADETYCIEALMQDGKALQAGTSHFLGQNFAKAFDVKFTSKEGKQEYVWATSWGVSTRLMGALIMTHSDDQGLVLPPNLAPNQVVIVPIFKNEEQLDAITKVVDGIVSDLRALGVSVKFDSRDTLRPGAKFAQHELQGVPLRIAIGSRDLNNGTVELARRDTLSKETTSIEGIAGKVKDLLEEIQNSLHKKALDYRDGHITEVNSFEEFKEVLEDKGGFISAHWDGTTVTEDKIKELTKATIRCIPMDAVEEAGACVLTGKPSTKRVLFAKAY; this comes from the coding sequence ATGGGTAAAAACCTAACAAGTAGGAGTGAAGATTATTCAAAATGGTACAATGAACTGGTAGTTCACGCAGATCTAGCTGAAAATAGTGCGGTAAGAGGCTGTATGGTTATAAAGCCCTACGGATATGCTATCTGGGAAAAAATGCAAGCAGAGTTAGACCGTATGTTCAAAGAAACTGGTCATCAAAATGCTTATTTCCCTCTGTTTGTCCCTAAAAGTCTTTTTGAGGCCGAAGAAAAAAATGCAGAAGGTTTTGCTAAAGAATGTGCGGTAGTAACTCACTATAGGTTAGAGAATGATCCAGATAGACCTGGTAAATTAAGAGTTGATCCTAATGCTAAGTTAGAAGAAGAACTGGTAGTGCGACCTACTAGTGAAGCTATTATTTGGAATACATACAAAGGTTGGATTCAATCTTACAGAGATTTACCATTACTAATTAATCAATGGGCAAATGTCGTGCGTTGGGAAATGCGTACGAGGTTATTTTTACGTACTGCAGAGTTTTTATGGCAAGAAGGTCATACAGCGCACGCCACAAAGAAAGAAGCATTAATAGAGGCGGAGCAAATGAATAACATTTATGCTGAATTTGCTGAAAACTTCATGGCTATTCCAGTTATAAAAGGTCTAAAAACAGAAAGTGAGCGCTTTGCTGGTGCAGATGAAACATACTGTATTGAAGCACTAATGCAAGATGGAAAAGCTTTACAAGCAGGAACAAGTCACTTTTTAGGTCAAAATTTTGCAAAAGCCTTTGATGTAAAATTCACTTCAAAAGAAGGTAAACAAGAATATGTATGGGCGACTTCTTGGGGAGTTTCTACCAGACTTATGGGTGCATTGATCATGACTCATAGTGATGATCAAGGGCTTGTGTTACCACCTAATCTTGCTCCTAATCAAGTGGTGATCGTTCCTATTTTTAAAAATGAAGAACAACTTGACGCTATTACTAAAGTAGTTGATGGAATAGTATCAGACTTAAGGGCTTTAGGTGTTTCTGTAAAATTTGATTCTCGTGATACCTTGAGGCCAGGAGCAAAATTTGCCCAGCATGAGCTTCAAGGAGTTCCTCTTAGAATTGCAATAGGCTCCAGAGACCTGAATAATGGTACTGTGGAGTTAGCTCGTAGAGATACCTTATCAAAGGAGACTACATCCATAGAAGGGATAGCTGGCAAGGTAAAAGATTTACTTGAGGAGATTCAAAACTCTCTGCATAAAAAGGCCTTGGACTATAGAGACGGTCATATCACTGAAGTGAACAGCTTTGAGGAGTTTAAAGAGGTGCTAGAGGATAAAGGTGGTTTTATTTCGGCTCACTGGGATGGAACAACAGTGACTGAAGATAAGATTAAAGAACTTACTAAAGCAACGATAAGATGTATTCCTATGGATGCTGTGGAGGAAGCAGGTGCCTGTGTATTAACAGGTAAGCCTTCTACTAAGAGAGTGTTATTTGCAAAAGCATATTAA
- a CDS encoding OmpP1/FadL family transporter, protein MKKFLILSALFAGALFSNAQSVADGLLYSGQDLQGTARYRGLSGAFGALGGDLSAIGSNPASSVVFANNYAGVSLGFLGNENDTNYFNTNTNTTSNEISLNQAGGVLVFESAGNSKISKFAISLNYDLNRNFDNFINARGVSPVSVSQYFLNNANGIALDNFVVRPGETASGLYQFLGQDFGFGAQQGFLGYESFVLDSTDPSDIDNTSYVSNTGTGSFNQDYFVETLGYNSKISFNGALEIDKKWSLGINLNSHVISMERFTSIQENNSNADASINNVRFNNSLFTDANGFSFQLGLIGKLTNSLRVGATYESPTWYTVEESQIQDISTSGLNSPTAVVRPEILNLFEPYRLRSPGSVTGSLAYIFGSKGLISIDYSSRDYSQLRFNPDNNILFRDNNRFASENLQRAASIRLGGEYRIKNWTLRGGYRMEESPYENESIMGDLTGYSLGIGYTWGKTILDISYDSSQRDFSQQLFDTGLDTQAGVQNRMDNIVFTLGFNL, encoded by the coding sequence ATGAAAAAGTTTTTAATTTTAAGCGCGCTATTTGCTGGTGCGCTTTTTAGTAACGCTCAATCTGTAGCAGACGGACTATTATATTCAGGTCAAGATTTACAAGGAACAGCTCGTTACAGAGGTTTAAGTGGTGCCTTTGGAGCACTAGGTGGAGATTTAAGTGCCATAGGGTCTAATCCTGCCAGCTCCGTTGTGTTTGCCAATAATTATGCTGGAGTATCTTTAGGATTCTTAGGTAATGAAAATGACACTAATTATTTCAATACTAATACTAATACAACTTCAAATGAAATCAGTTTAAATCAAGCTGGAGGAGTTTTAGTGTTTGAAAGTGCGGGAAATAGTAAAATATCTAAATTTGCTATAAGTCTCAATTATGATCTCAATAGAAATTTTGACAACTTTATAAACGCTAGAGGTGTAAGTCCTGTTTCAGTTTCTCAATACTTTCTCAATAATGCCAATGGAATTGCTCTAGATAATTTTGTGGTAAGACCAGGAGAAACAGCAAGTGGACTCTATCAATTCTTAGGGCAAGATTTTGGGTTTGGGGCGCAACAAGGATTCTTAGGATATGAATCTTTCGTTCTAGACTCGACTGATCCTAGTGATATAGATAATACAAGTTATGTGAGTAATACGGGAACTGGAAGTTTTAATCAAGACTATTTTGTAGAGACTCTAGGTTACAACAGTAAAATAAGTTTTAACGGCGCCCTTGAAATTGATAAAAAATGGAGTTTAGGAATTAATTTAAACTCTCACGTTATAAGCATGGAGCGGTTTACAAGTATCCAAGAAAACAATTCTAATGCTGATGCAAGCATTAACAACGTTAGATTCAACAACTCATTATTTACTGATGCAAATGGGTTTTCATTTCAACTCGGTCTTATAGGTAAACTAACAAACAGCTTACGAGTAGGAGCTACTTATGAATCACCTACTTGGTACACGGTTGAGGAGTCTCAAATACAAGACATCTCAACATCTGGATTAAACAGCCCAACAGCAGTAGTAAGACCTGAAATTCTCAATTTATTTGAACCGTACCGATTACGTTCTCCAGGAAGTGTAACTGGTAGTTTAGCATATATTTTTGGTAGTAAAGGTTTAATAAGCATTGATTATAGTTCTCGTGACTATAGCCAGCTTAGGTTCAATCCCGATAACAATATCCTTTTCAGAGATAACAATCGATTTGCAAGCGAAAACCTACAACGTGCAGCTTCTATTAGATTAGGTGGAGAATATAGAATTAAAAATTGGACTCTTAGAGGCGGATATCGTATGGAAGAATCTCCTTATGAAAACGAATCAATTATGGGTGATTTGACAGGTTACAGTCTAGGTATCGGTTACACTTGGGGTAAAACTATTTTAGACATTTCTTATGACAGTTCACAAAGAGACTTTTCACAACAACTTTTTGATACTGGACTAGATACACAAGCTGGTGTTCAAAACAGAATGGATAACATCGTGTTTACTTTAGGATTCAATCTGTAA
- a CDS encoding tetratricopeptide repeat protein, with protein sequence MIDAIYDRAYLLYQQNRYAQAEDLLNQALTQDPNNIYCLHLLAEVNLAQDDPKKAKHFIDIAIGLAPHMDALFATKAKVMLNVEKYDDAEELLKQAIQLNAQEASYYAMLAHISLSRKRYKESEQLAEKALSLDPANLLALNVKSTAQLKQNKKRESEETLKGALGENPEDSYTHSNYGWNKLEMGDHKAALEHFKESLRYNPNNSYAQAGMMQALQARYFVYRWFLKYQFWLGNMGAKYQWYFIIGFYLGMQGLSYVADNVPALSPFLTPVVILLALIALSTWVIAPLSQLLFSFNKYAKFLLDEKEKRSVLFTGICVLIGLTGVTAYLILDDFRYLMIGIAGLILMIPWSMFYNETKPKFMMPLAAGVMTIIAAVALYLTFTTGDISNVFVTAFLVSFFAFQWFANAVSISRNNI encoded by the coding sequence ATGATAGACGCCATTTACGATAGAGCCTACCTACTCTACCAGCAAAATAGATATGCTCAGGCTGAGGACTTGCTCAATCAAGCACTTACTCAAGACCCAAATAATATATATTGTTTGCACTTGCTCGCCGAGGTAAACCTAGCGCAAGACGATCCTAAAAAGGCAAAACACTTTATAGACATCGCCATAGGACTAGCGCCGCACATGGACGCTTTATTTGCCACCAAGGCAAAAGTGATGCTTAACGTAGAAAAGTATGATGATGCAGAGGAACTATTAAAACAAGCCATTCAACTCAATGCGCAAGAAGCCTCATATTATGCGATGCTGGCTCATATCTCGCTTTCGCGAAAGCGGTATAAGGAATCAGAACAACTGGCAGAAAAAGCTTTATCTCTAGATCCTGCAAATTTGCTTGCTTTAAATGTGAAAAGTACGGCACAACTGAAACAGAATAAAAAAAGGGAATCTGAGGAAACTCTTAAAGGAGCGCTGGGAGAAAATCCAGAGGATTCTTACACGCATTCTAACTATGGCTGGAACAAGTTAGAAATGGGCGATCATAAAGCGGCCTTAGAACATTTCAAGGAATCGTTGCGATATAATCCTAATAATTCCTACGCTCAAGCCGGAATGATGCAAGCCTTACAAGCGCGATATTTTGTGTACAGGTGGTTTTTAAAGTATCAGTTTTGGTTAGGGAACATGGGAGCAAAATATCAATGGTATTTTATCATTGGTTTTTATTTAGGAATGCAAGGATTGAGCTATGTTGCAGATAATGTTCCTGCTCTCTCTCCATTCTTGACACCAGTAGTAATTTTACTAGCTCTTATTGCATTGAGCACATGGGTTATAGCACCATTATCGCAATTGCTTTTCAGTTTTAATAAGTATGCTAAATTTCTTCTAGATGAGAAAGAAAAACGTTCTGTTCTATTTACTGGAATTTGCGTTCTCATAGGTCTTACTGGAGTAACCGCTTATTTGATTTTGGACGATTTTAGGTATCTCATGATAGGAATTGCTGGATTAATTTTAATGATTCCATGGAGTATGTTTTATAATGAAACCAAACCTAAATTTATGATGCCACTAGCCGCTGGAGTGATGACTATAATTGCAGCAGTCGCCTTGTATCTCACCTTTACAACTGGTGATATTTCTAATGTTTTTGTAACCGCTTTCTTAGTAAGCTTTTTTGCCTTTCAATGGTTTGCAAACGCGGTGAGTATTTCTAGAAATAATATTTGA
- a CDS encoding RNA polymerase sigma factor, whose product MIQLYTNEKKLIEKATKDDRKAQKRLFEKHAPKMLSVCRQYISPVETAEEIMLNGFFKIFTKLHTYTHKGSFEGWVRKIMVRECIDHLRKKDPFKFKDEINEEKVGCGEDEQEEESELPLDLIQECIDALSDGYKSVFVMYAIDGFKHKEIAQALQISENTSKTQYRKARLQLQEQILRIRKQQYEA is encoded by the coding sequence GTGATACAACTTTATACTAACGAGAAAAAGCTTATTGAAAAAGCGACCAAGGACGATAGAAAAGCCCAGAAGCGTCTTTTTGAGAAGCATGCACCTAAAATGCTGAGCGTTTGTAGACAGTACATTTCTCCAGTTGAAACTGCCGAAGAAATTATGCTAAATGGTTTTTTCAAGATATTCACAAAATTACATACGTACACTCATAAAGGTAGTTTTGAAGGTTGGGTAAGAAAAATAATGGTCAGAGAATGTATTGATCATTTGAGGAAAAAAGACCCTTTTAAATTTAAAGATGAGATCAACGAGGAAAAAGTAGGCTGTGGTGAAGATGAACAAGAAGAAGAGTCAGAATTACCACTGGACTTAATACAAGAATGTATTGATGCTTTATCTGATGGTTATAAGAGTGTTTTTGTGATGTACGCCATAGACGGCTTTAAACACAAGGAAATAGCCCAAGCACTACAAATAAGTGAAAATACGAGTAAGACCCAATACCGTAAAGCAAGATTACAATTGCAAGAACAAATTTTAAGAATAAGAAAGCAACAATATGAAGCTTAA
- the argS gene encoding arginine--tRNA ligase: MTLFQQLEIATKNAVTSIFSVTLENVEITLTRKDQNGDFTIMVFPMLRHIKGNPAVIGEKIGTYLKENTDLITDIEVIKGFLNVKVSSKAFLADFNLMLSDENYGTKGQDSSQPGVMVEYSSPNTNKPLHLGHVRNNLLGYSVANIIEATGRKVYKTQIINDRGIHICKSMLAWERYGNGETPATTGLKGDKLVGNYYVKFDQEYKKEIAQLIAEGKTEDEAKKQAPSLIAAQQMLQKWEQGDEEVVALWKKMNGWVYDGFDITYKNLGVNFDSLYYESNTYLLGKDVVQQGLDKGVFEKDPDGSVWIDLTEDGLDRKIVLRSDGTAVYMTQDIGTAIQRVKDHHINSMVYTVGNEQDYHFKVLFLILKKLGFDWAENLYHLSYGMVELPSGKMKSREGTVVDADELMEEMTATAKEIAQEQGKLEGLSDSEKENLYKMIGLGALKYFMLKVDPKKSMMFDPEESVDFQGNTGPFIQYTHARIKSILKKSGFDTNALKSAVNLDLTDKDIAVIKSLQQFPDVIQTAADKYSPALVANYVYELVKEFNSFYQNVPKIVEEENADLKQFRLLLCYKTAAVVKSACSLMGIEVPEQM; the protein is encoded by the coding sequence ATGACGCTTTTTCAACAACTAGAAATCGCTACTAAAAATGCGGTAACCTCTATTTTTTCTGTAACACTGGAAAATGTAGAAATTACGCTTACGCGAAAGGATCAAAACGGAGACTTCACCATCATGGTGTTTCCTATGTTGCGTCATATCAAGGGTAATCCTGCAGTTATTGGTGAAAAAATTGGTACTTATTTAAAGGAAAACACCGATTTGATTACCGATATAGAAGTTATTAAAGGATTCTTGAATGTAAAAGTCTCCTCAAAAGCTTTCTTGGCAGATTTTAACCTCATGCTTAGTGATGAAAATTACGGTACTAAAGGGCAAGACAGTTCACAACCAGGAGTAATGGTAGAGTACAGCTCGCCTAATACCAACAAACCTCTTCACCTCGGACACGTTAGAAATAATTTATTAGGTTACTCGGTAGCTAATATTATTGAAGCAACTGGTCGTAAAGTCTACAAAACCCAAATCATAAACGATCGAGGAATTCATATTTGTAAATCTATGCTGGCATGGGAACGTTACGGCAATGGAGAAACTCCAGCGACTACTGGCTTGAAAGGTGATAAACTCGTTGGGAATTATTATGTAAAGTTTGATCAAGAGTACAAAAAAGAAATAGCACAACTCATAGCAGAGGGAAAAACAGAAGATGAAGCAAAAAAGCAAGCTCCTTCACTAATTGCTGCTCAACAAATGCTTCAAAAATGGGAGCAAGGAGATGAAGAAGTAGTAGCGCTTTGGAAAAAAATGAATGGTTGGGTTTATGATGGTTTTGACATTACTTATAAAAATTTAGGAGTCAATTTTGACAGCCTATATTATGAGAGTAATACTTATCTATTAGGAAAAGATGTAGTTCAACAAGGATTAGACAAAGGTGTTTTTGAAAAAGATCCTGATGGTTCTGTATGGATAGATCTTACAGAAGATGGACTAGATCGCAAAATTGTATTGCGTAGTGATGGAACAGCTGTATATATGACGCAAGATATAGGAACAGCTATACAGCGAGTAAAAGATCATCATATTAACTCTATGGTATATACAGTAGGAAATGAGCAAGACTACCACTTTAAAGTATTGTTTTTGATTCTTAAAAAATTAGGGTTTGATTGGGCAGAAAACTTATACCACCTAAGTTATGGTATGGTAGAATTGCCATCAGGTAAAATGAAATCTCGAGAAGGAACAGTCGTAGATGCAGATGAGTTGATGGAAGAGATGACAGCAACCGCTAAAGAAATTGCACAAGAACAAGGAAAACTAGAAGGACTTTCTGACTCAGAAAAAGAAAATCTGTATAAGATGATAGGTCTAGGAGCTTTAAAATACTTTATGCTTAAAGTAGATCCTAAAAAAAGCATGATGTTTGATCCAGAAGAGTCGGTAGATTTTCAAGGGAATACAGGACCATTTATTCAATACACGCACGCCCGTATAAAATCTATTCTCAAAAAATCAGGGTTTGATACTAATGCACTTAAAAGCGCTGTGAATTTAGATTTGACCGATAAGGATATTGCGGTAATCAAGTCATTACAACAATTTCCTGATGTGATTCAAACTGCTGCAGATAAATACAGTCCAGCACTTGTTGCAAACTATGTTTACGAACTAGTAAAAGAATTCAACTCCTTTTATCAAAACGTTCCAAAAATTGTAGAAGAAGAAAATGCCGATTTAAAACAGTTCCGTTTGTTGTTATGTTACAAGACAGCTGCAGTAGTAAAAAGTGCTTGTTCTTTAATGGGAATTGAGGTTCCCGAACAGATGTAG